GTGGTGCTCGGTAAGCGATGGCGTTACTCCGCGTGGCAGAGCGAATGTGCTACCGCGCACACCATGAAAACTTTGTTTAAATATACTCAAATTCCTTGAAAACCTGTTCGTAAAGACCGACAATTCTCTTTGCTTCCCGCTGGGTCAATTCAAAACCTGATCCCTCATGGGCGATCTGGTTGCGCACCTTGTGCGCCTCCCACGCACTTTGGATGCTGGTAAAATCACTGGGCTCCACCGCCTTGAGACGTTCTCCCAGACTCTCCCCTTCATATCCCATTTTTTTCACCATCTCCTCCAATATGGTGTCTGCTTCAATGATGGCGATCCGCCAGTCCGCCGGGCGGTCAGAGTGCACATGCTCTTCCACCATTTCCCAACGCTCTCGTTTTTCACCCCCGTCTTTGGCCACAGGTTCGGCAAAATGATACTTTTCCCTTTCTCTTTTCCTGATCTCCAACAAACGCACCACCGAGTAAATAATGAGCGTGATAAACGCTATGGAGAGCACCGAAAGCGCCACCTTAAGGTACTGGAAGCTACCGCCAGAGATACGTATCAGGGTATCATACACAGCCTGCAAAAAATTGAGTACCTGATTAAAGAAAAATTCAAGATTGAGAAATTTTGGTTCAAAAAGAGGGTTCTCCATGGCTTATAGTATACTATAAGTTTTCAATATCCGCGCCGAGAGAAAAAAGCCTCTCCTCTTTAAAATGAGGGGCGATGATCTGAAATCCCAAGGGCAACTGTTTGCCATCGCGCTCTCCGAATCCGGACGGCACCGAGATTGCCGGCACTCCCGCCAAGTTTATCGGTACCGTAAAGATATCGGCAAGATACATCGCAAGCGGGTCGTTTGCTTTCTCGCCGATCTTGAACGCGGGAGTTGGCGATGTGGGGGTTGCGATCACGTCCACCTCCTTGAACGCTTCAGTAAAATCTTTTTGAATAAGCGCACGCACGGCGGTTGCTTTGTTGTAATACGCGTCATAGTACCCTGCCGAGAGCACGTAGGCGCCGAGCATGATCCGCCTTCTCACTTCTTTCCCAAATCCGCTTCCTCGTGTCTTTGCATAATCATCAAAGAGAGTATCACCCTTTATTGAGAGCCCGTAACGAACCCCGTCAAAACGCGCAAGATTGGTAGACGCCTCGGCGGGCATGATGATATAGTAGCTCGCCAATGAATATTTAAGATTGGGCAAAGTGACCTTTTTAATCGTATGCCCTTTCTTTTCCAATTGAGAGAGCGTCTCTCGAAAATTTTGTAAGACATCCGCATCAATACCTTTCATGGTCAAAAAATCTTCAGGCACCCCAATGACCATTTTCGCCTTGATCGCTTCCTCTTCGCCGCGCAGGTGGAGAGGTACCGAGGTGCTGTCCATAAAATCTGCGCCTTTGATCACATTAAAAACCGCTCGTACGTCTTCCACTGTTTTTCCGAACGGTCCGATCTGGTCAAGAGAAGAACCCATTGCCATCAACCCATACCGCGAGACGCTTCCATAGGTGGTCTTCAATCCTACCACGCCGCAGAGCGATGCCGGCTGGCGAATGGATCCGCCCGTGTCAGAGCCAAGCGCCACAAGCGCGCCTCCCATGGCAACCGCAGCGGCTGATCCGCCCGAGCTGCCTCCCGGCACGCGTGAAATATCGTGAGGATTTTTGGTTGGTCCAAACGCGGAATTTTCGGTAGAACCTCCCATGGCAAACTCATCCATGTTGGTTCGCCCCAAAAATACCGCTCCGGCTTCCTTGAGC
The genomic region above belongs to Patescibacteria group bacterium and contains:
- the gatA gene encoding Asp-tRNA(Asn)/Glu-tRNA(Gln) amidotransferase subunit GatA, yielding MKINLENLTVRQAHEDLKMGTYTAVELTQAYLDVIAKKNSEMNAYLEVFDDWKDQAERADEMIKNGSATLLTGIPFAVKDNILIKGRTASAASKMLSNYTATYDSSVIAKLKEAGAVFLGRTNMDEFAMGGSTENSAFGPTKNPHDISRVPGGSSGGSAAAVAMGGALVALGSDTGGSIRQPASLCGVVGLKTTYGSVSRYGLMAMGSSLDQIGPFGKTVEDVRAVFNVIKGADFMDSTSVPLHLRGEEEAIKAKMVIGVPEDFLTMKGIDADVLQNFRETLSQLEKKGHTIKKVTLPNLKYSLASYYIIMPAEASTNLARFDGVRYGLSIKGDTLFDDYAKTRGSGFGKEVRRRIMLGAYVLSAGYYDAYYNKATAVRALIQKDFTEAFKEVDVIATPTSPTPAFKIGEKANDPLAMYLADIFTVPINLAGVPAISVPSGFGERDGKQLPLGFQIIAPHFKEERLFSLGADIENL